From a region of the Panicum virgatum strain AP13 chromosome 2K, P.virgatum_v5, whole genome shotgun sequence genome:
- the LOC120693179 gene encoding uncharacterized protein LOC120693179 → MEGLIPFVIDTFRRSQERSGYRSVSSDGGSSRGGGSRRHLIDYSELPDAAAAASVVDRASGTLHRRARSDYVETTAVRRSEERGRPAAVVAGSAYRRK, encoded by the coding sequence ATGGAGGGACTGATCCCGTTCGTGATCGACACGTTCAGGAGGAGCCAGGAGCGGAGCGGCTACCGCTCCGTCTCGTCGGACGGCGgcagctcccgcggcgggggcAGCAGGAGGCACCTCATCGACTACTCGGAGCTGCCCGACGCCGCAGCCGCGGCGAGCGTCGTCGACAGGGCGTCCGGCACTCTGCACCGCCGCGCGCGGTCGGACTACGTGGAGACGACGGCCGTGCGTCGCAGCGAGGAGCGCGGCAGGCCGGCGGCCGTCGTCGCGGGGTCAGCCTATCGCCGGAAATGA
- the LOC120693184 gene encoding eukaryotic peptide chain release factor subunit 1-3-like, whose product MSDSHETDRNIEIWKIKKLIKALESARGNGTSMISLIMPPRDQIARVAKMLGDEYGTASNIKSRVNRQSVLAAITSAQQRLKLYNKVPPNGLVLYTGTIVTEDGKEKKVTIDFEPFKPINVSLYLCDNKFHTEALNELLESDDKFGFIVMDGNGTLFGTLSGNTREVLHKFTVDLPKKHGRGGQSALRFARLRMEKRHNYVRKTAELATQFFINPATSQPNVSGLILAGSADFKTELSQSDMFDQRLQAKILNVVDVSYGGENGFNQAIELSAEILANVKFIQEKKLIGKYFEEISQDTGKYVFGVDDTLKALEMGAVETLIVWENLDINRYVLKNSTTGEVTIKHLNKEQEADQSNFRDLTTNAELEVQEKMSLLEWFANEYKKFGCSLEFVTNKSQEGSQFCRGFGGIGGLLRYQLDIRSFDELSDDDGLYEDSD is encoded by the coding sequence ATGTCTGACAGCCATGAGACTGATAGGAACATTGAGATTTGGAAGATTAAGAAGCTGATCAAGGCATTGGAGTCCGCCAGAGGCAATGGCACAAGCATGATCTCTCTTATCATGCCTCCACGTGATCAGATTGCTCGAGTGGCTAAGATGTTAGGTGATGAATATGGTACTGCTTCAAACATCAAGAGTAGAGTTAATCGTCAATCTGTGTTGGCTGCTATCACCTCAGCTCAACAGAGGTTGAAGCTCTACAACAAAGTGCCTCCGAATGGATTGGTTCTCTACACTGGAACCATTGTTACTGAAgatggaaaggaaaagaaagttaCTATTGATTTTGAGCCCTTCAAGCCTATTAATGTGTCGCTATACCTTTGTGACAACAAGTTCCACACTGAGGCTCTAAATGAGCTCTTAGAATCTGATGACAAGTTTGGGTTCATTGTCATGGATGGTAATGGTACTCTTTTCGGCACACTAAGTGGCAATACCCGTGAAGTGCTTCACAAGTTCACTGTTGATCTCCCAAAGAAGCATGGTAGAGGAGGACAGTCTGCTTTGCGTTTTGCTCGGCTTCGGATGGAGAAACGCCACAACTATGTCCGCAAAACAGCTGAGCTTGCTACACAGTTTTTCATCAATCCAGCTACTAGTCAGCCTAATGTTTCAGGGCTGATTCTTGCAGGTTCTGCTGATTTTAAGACAGAGCTGAGCCAGTCTGACATGTTTGATCAGCGACTTCAAGCAAAGATACTTAATGTGGTTGATGTTTCTTATGGTGGTGAAAATGGTTTCAACCAAGCTATTGAATTGTCAGCTGAGATCTTAGCAAATGTGAAGTTCATTCAAGAGAAGAAGCTGATCGGCAAGTACTTTGAGGAGATCAGTCAGGACACTGGGAAATATGTCTTTGGTGTTGATGACACCCTGAAGGCACTTGAAATGGGTGCTGTGGAGACCCTGATAGTGTGGGAGAATCTGGATATCAACAGATATGTGCTCAAGAACAGTACCACTGGTGAAGTTACTATAAAGCATCTGAACAAAGAGCAGGAAGCTGACCAGAGCAATTTCCGTGATTTAACCACCAATGCTGAGCTGGAAGTTCAGGAAAAGATGTCTCTCTTGGAATGGTTTGCTAATGAATACAAGAAGTTTGGTTGCTCGCTTGAGTTTGTCACCAACAAGTCTCAAGAGGGATCACAGTTCTGTAGAGGATTTGGTGGCATCGGTGGTTTGTTGCGCTACCAGCTAGATATCCGCTCATTTGATGAGCTTTCTGACGATGATGGTTTGTACGAAGACTCTGATTAG